The Candidatus Glassbacteria bacterium genomic sequence TTCCGGATTACGGCCGCGGGCGACAGCGCGGCCTGGCGGATCAGCGGATTCGGCCTCAACGGGCGCGGCGACAGCCTGAGCGGGACGGTAACGGCGCTGACGCCGGGCGCTGATGATCTTGGCGGCTGGCTGATGCTCTCGCGGATCAGCGGCTTCAGTGTCGGCGCCCTGGACGGTATCTACCGCGGCCGCTTCGAGAGATCGGCCAACGTGACACTGGACCTGGTGGAAGTGAGCGGCGCAATCGCCGGGGCGCTGGCCTGGCCTCCCGTGAGCCGGCGGCCGCCCGACCGCGCGGTGGTTTTTGAGGGCGCGCCGGGAGATACGGTTGTCACGCTGGGGATTCCGCCGGCCATTCCATCGGGTTTCGAACTGACCGCCACGGACTCGCTGGGTCGCCTCAGCACGCCGCTGGTGCTGGGCCTGGGCTACGACCCCAACGAGCCGAACCAGCGCCTGAAGGACGCGGTTCCGGTCTTTCCGGCCTACGGCCTGCCCCAGGCCCGTCATTCGCACAATTCTATCCGCGGGACCATATTCGCCACCGCCGACGAGGACGATATCGACTGGTTCAGCTTCCCGGTCCACGCCGGCGACAGCGTGGAGATCGATGTCGATGCGGTCAGCGGCCGGCCGTTCGACCCGGCCAGCAGCCTGGACGCTTATTTCGAGCTGTTCGATTCCACCGGCGCGAGGTTCAGGGGGGCGGACGGCCGCGAGGTGATCAACGACGACGAGGACGGCCTGGACCCGTACTACACCTTTGTCAGTCCGCGCAGCGCTACTGTGTACCTGAGGCTGCTCGACGCCAACGTGGCCTACGGCGACCGGGGCGGACGCACGGGAGCCAACGCTTTCTACGAGCTGAGGATCAATATCCTGCCGCGCCTGGGCGATGTGATCCGCGACAGGGTGGTGCGGATCGACGACGTGCTGGCCGCGCTGGATATCGCCGCCGGCCGCGCCCGGTTCGACATCCAGGCGATAATCGCCGCTGATATCAACCGCGATAATCGGGTGACCAACGCCGACGCAGGGTTGATCTACAACCGGGCGATCACCGACCCGTTCGGGACCGGCGGGGATGGGACCCTGCTGGCTGGTTCCACCGGGGCGCCATCGTTCGAGGAGTTCCTGCGTCAACTGAACCTGCAGAACGATCTTGCGGGACTGTCCACAATCGACCTGCCGCGCGCTTTCGAGTTGAGACAGAACTATCCCAACCCGTTCAATCCCTCGACCACGATTACCTATTCCGTACCCGAGGGCGGACGCGAAGTGAGGCTGGAAGTGTTCGATATCCGCGGCCGGCTGGTGCGGGTCTTGGCCGGCGGAGTCCGCGAAGCGGGGACGTACAGTGTAGAGTGGGAGGGAGACGACGAAGCGGGCAGGGCGGTTTCCAGCGGGGTCTATTTCAGCAGGCTGCGCTGGGCGGGGTTCAGCACGGTGCGCAAAATGGTGCTGGTAAAATAGTTTTTTTAGCGAAACTAGTGCTTGGTTGATTTAATTATTGATATGGATGTTTTGGGGCCATAATTAGCCAACCTGTTACCATCCAACATCATAGTGGAACCCGACTTGTCTATGATCTGTTATACGAACTTCCGCAACCAAGGACTAGTGTTGTGTCCTGCAAATAATGTAGGAAA encodes the following:
- a CDS encoding T9SS type A sorting domain-containing protein, with the protein product IISNFYPAGRRSLRRLFGERDFYVAANQLVNPFSPVSSTQHLIARKLPQIFEPPYTVVSVVADFASNTAPPEGAQVIWPELILALPDPSNPARPWLENPLAVVRNFAGDGTLLSTDPLPFEYPVRVEEDGELWVAVRSPDNRFNAFHNIDVLGVGQGELQVDESFISQNGGASFSSVMNFGISWRLGVVVQGEGEHVPLADPVLVQSDREPGGDRIMLHFNRVRTLGGELVDHSPRISLRHIYNAPARQEGSVLRNVVRDNETGKFSFSLFRITAAGDSAAWRISGFGLNGRGDSLSGTVTALTPGADDLGGWLMLSRISGFSVGALDGIYRGRFERSANVTLDLVEVSGAIAGALAWPPVSRRPPDRAVVFEGAPGDTVVTLGIPPAIPSGFELTATDSLGRLSTPLVLGLGYDPNEPNQRLKDAVPVFPAYGLPQARHSHNSIRGTIFATADEDDIDWFSFPVHAGDSVEIDVDAVSGRPFDPASSLDAYFELFDSTGARFRGADGREVINDDEDGLDPYYTFVSPRSATVYLRLLDANVAYGDRGGRTGANAFYELRINILPRLGDVIRDRVVRIDDVLAALDIAAGRARFDIQAIIAADINRDNRVTNADAGLIYNRAITDPFGTGGDGTLLAGSTGAPSFEEFLRQLNLQNDLAGLSTIDLPRAFELRQNYPNPFNPSTTITYSVPEGGREVRLEVFDIRGRLVRVLAGGVREAGTYSVEWEGDDEAGRAVSSGVYFSRLRWAGFSTVRKMVLVK